A region from the Medicago truncatula cultivar Jemalong A17 chromosome 6, MtrunA17r5.0-ANR, whole genome shotgun sequence genome encodes:
- the LOC120575991 gene encoding negative regulator of systemic acquired resistance SNI1, with protein sequence MVNPNRASFEDKMLLTMFDACDAAKDATQDDIDDRLAFLDAVRASSIGLEGGKPPSLKICGVVFHMLRTVKSLQLIMACHKLLVDLEKHFPRAYLSDEDDSLSSSNAPPKLVVAEEAWSPLILGLDNAAVVSGASEKQSGGSLDPSSFHLLIQELAEILTDSNFQEKGMKLLQSLLLFQYLVIVLEGDFLPRNATMNWSLQRKSWLNMLLGSRKINYKSLMKNCIEVICLLCQPFENDNFHKSNTALFLALAEVLKNTRVSIDKFLVMILALDVSKKKADIEGNTSRSDGSRTPLVDIILDELAYNKDNIPHFFKTISEPKWKTEIVVQYLWKYIPKPAARTRRSSGVTEDTTFDGALKCFSNKTRTKSIIKKIGADVVQLLLAHGFQAQLSILSNSALVDLCREFISTFESLRSTDGNMEILSIGKEALFTAACVISMKS encoded by the exons ATGGTGAACCCTAACAGAGCAAGCTTTGAAGATAAGATGCTTCTCACCATGTTTGATGCCTGTGATGCTGCTAAGGATGCTACTCAAGATGACATTGATGATC GGCTTGCTTTCTTGGATGCTGTTCGTGCTTCTTCGATTGGGCTTGAAGGTGGAAAACCACCATCTTT AAAAATATGTGGGGTAGTCTTCCATATGCTGAGGACTGTGAAGTCATTACAGTTGATAATGGCATGTCATAAGCTTCTGGTTGATTTGGAAAAG CACTTCCCTCGAGCGTATTTATCAGATGAGGATGATTCCCTATCATCGTCTAACGCTCCACCGAAATTGGTTGTGGCTGAAGAG GCATGGTCTCCTCTTATTCTTGGTTTAGATAATGCCGCTGTTGTTAGTGGAGCAAGTGAAAAACAGTCTGGTGGATCTCTCGACCCCTCT AGCTTTCATCTCCTGATTCAAGAGCTCGCTGAAATTTTAACTGATTCCAACTTTCAAGAGAAAGGCATGAAG CTTTTGCAGAGCTTGTTACTCTTTCAATATCTCGTCATTGTGCTTGAAGGCGATTTCCTACCTCGTAATG CCACCATGAACTGGAGCTTGCAGCGGAAGTCTTGGCTCAACATGTTACTG GGTTCTCGgaaaataaactacaaaagcTTGATGAAAAATTGCATCGAAGTTATCTGTCTACTATGCCAACCTtttgaaaatgataattttcataaaagcaATACTGCATTATTTCTTGCTTTAGCTGAAGTATTAAAGAACACGCGTGTCTCTATAGATAAATTTTTGGTGATG ATTTTGGCCCTTGATGTGTCTAAGAAGAAAGCAGATATAGAAGGCAATACTTCAAGATCAGATGGTTCAAG AACACCTTTGGTGGACATAATTTTGGATGAATTGGCTTACAACAAAGATAATATCCCCCATTTTTTTAAG ACGATCAGTGAGCCTAAATGGAAGACGGAAATAGTTGTGCAGTATCTTTGGAAATACATACCTAAG CCTGCTGCTCGCACTCGTCGATCAAGTGGTGTTACTGAAGATACAACATTTGATGGAGCTTTGAAATGCTTTTCAAATAAGACTAGAACTAAGAGCATAATAAAGAAAATTGGTGCAGATGTTGTTCAGTTGCTTTTGGCTCATGGTTTTCAG GCTCAATTGTCAATATTGTCAAACAGTGCTCTTGTAGATTTGTGCCGGGAGTTTATATCTACTTTTGAGAGTTTGAGAAGCACAGATGG GAATATGGAGATACTGTCCATTGGAAAAGAGGCACTATTTACTGCAGCATGTGTTATCTCCATGAAGTCATAG